Proteins encoded in a region of the Deltaproteobacteria bacterium genome:
- a CDS encoding DUF350 domain-containing protein: MTSLLDALVFSFVGILVFALAFFIIAKLTPFSLRKEIEEDQNTALGILIGSIIIGLSLIISAAIHG, encoded by the coding sequence ATGACGTCGCTCTTGGATGCCTTGGTGTTTTCCTTCGTGGGCATCCTCGTCTTCGCGCTGGCCTTCTTCATCATTGCCAAGCTCACGCCGTTCTCGCTGCGCAAGGAGATCGAAGAGGACCAGAACACTGCGCTGGGCATCCTCATCGGCTCCATCATCATCGGCCTCTCGCTGATCATCAGCGCGGCCATTCATGGGTAA
- a CDS encoding polyamine aminopropyltransferase, producing the protein MTVEAQSPASPVPAALNAKLLLLTTLVIAVCGLVYELLAGTLASYLLGDSITQFSTVIGVYLSAMGLGSWLSGKLDTQIARRFVEVELAVAVVGGAAAPALFFAFAHLSFFRGVLYAFVAAVGTLVGLEIPLLLRVLKDQFPFKDLIARVLTVDYVGALVASLLFPMFLVPRLGIVRTGLVFGVLNAGVGLWSTQLLASAIPRRRDLQIKAVVILAVLGAGVLYANKLTSLAEEGMYADEVIFAKSSQYQRIVITRGRASFQLFLNGNLQFSSADEARYHEALVHPAMSLAPHAKRVLVLGGGDGLAARELLKYPELEEIQLVDLDPAMTELAKTFPLIREQNRDSFHSSRVHIANEDAYLWLSGDHGQFDAAIVDFPDPNNFALGKLYTTHFYKLLKRALKPGAPAVIQSTSPLMARNSFWCVAQTLEAAGMSVRAYHVAVPSFGEWGFMLARDTPFDVPEHVVPVELHFLTDEAMKAMFVFPADMSRVPTEVNRLDNQILVQYYEDEWKRWN; encoded by the coding sequence ATGACCGTCGAAGCCCAGAGCCCGGCCAGCCCGGTACCCGCGGCGCTCAACGCCAAGCTGCTGCTGCTCACCACACTGGTGATCGCGGTCTGCGGCCTGGTCTACGAGCTGCTCGCGGGAACGCTGGCCAGCTATCTGCTGGGCGATTCGATTACACAGTTCTCCACGGTCATTGGCGTTTATCTCAGCGCCATGGGCCTGGGCTCGTGGCTCTCCGGCAAGTTGGATACGCAGATCGCGCGGCGCTTCGTGGAAGTGGAGCTCGCCGTGGCCGTCGTCGGTGGAGCCGCCGCGCCCGCGCTGTTCTTCGCCTTCGCGCACCTGTCGTTCTTCCGCGGCGTGCTCTACGCCTTCGTGGCCGCGGTGGGGACGCTGGTGGGGCTCGAGATCCCGCTGTTGCTGCGCGTGTTGAAGGACCAATTTCCATTCAAGGATTTGATCGCCCGCGTGCTGACCGTCGATTATGTCGGCGCGCTCGTGGCCTCGCTGCTGTTCCCCATGTTCCTGGTGCCGCGACTGGGCATCGTGCGGACGGGGCTCGTCTTCGGCGTCCTCAACGCCGGGGTTGGATTGTGGAGTACGCAGTTGCTGGCGTCGGCGATTCCGCGTCGGCGTGACTTGCAGATCAAGGCTGTTGTCATCCTGGCGGTGCTCGGCGCGGGCGTGCTCTATGCCAACAAGCTCACCTCGCTCGCCGAGGAGGGCATGTACGCCGACGAGGTGATCTTCGCGAAGAGCTCGCAGTACCAGCGCATCGTGATCACCCGCGGGCGCGCGAGCTTTCAACTCTTCCTCAATGGCAATTTGCAATTCTCGAGCGCCGACGAGGCCCGCTATCACGAAGCCCTGGTCCACCCCGCGATGAGCCTGGCGCCGCACGCGAAGCGCGTGCTGGTGCTCGGCGGCGGTGACGGCCTGGCCGCGCGCGAGCTGCTCAAGTACCCCGAGCTCGAGGAGATCCAGCTCGTGGATCTCGACCCGGCGATGACCGAGCTGGCCAAGACCTTTCCGCTGATTCGCGAGCAGAACCGCGACAGCTTCCACTCCAGCCGCGTGCACATCGCCAACGAGGACGCGTATCTGTGGCTCTCGGGCGACCACGGCCAGTTCGACGCGGCGATCGTCGACTTCCCGGATCCGAACAACTTCGCGCTCGGCAAGCTCTACACCACCCATTTTTATAAACTGTTGAAGAGGGCCCTCAAGCCTGGCGCGCCCGCGGTGATCCAGAGCACCAGCCCGCTGATGGCGCGCAACTCGTTCTGGTGCGTGGCCCAGACGCTCGAAGCGGCGGGGATGAGCGTCCGCGCATACCACGTGGCCGTGCCCAGCTTCGGCGAGTGGGGCTTCATGCTCGCGCGGGACACGCCCTTCGACGTCCCCGAGCACGTGGTGCCCGTGGAGCTGCACTTCCTCACCGACGAGGCCATGAAGGCGATGTTCGTGTTTCCCGCCGACATGAGCCGCGTGCCGACCGAGGTCAACAGACTCGACAATCAGATCCTCGTTCAATACTACGAGGACGAGTGGAAGCGCTGGAACTAG